From Solanum lycopersicum chromosome 8, SLM_r2.1, the proteins below share one genomic window:
- the LOC101258680 gene encoding NDR1/HIN1-like protein 13, translated as MTDRVYPSAKPNGTAPTAANPHAAPVKNQMYNNPNRVPYRPTPTAYHRHNRRRCNGRRCFCMCCFWSILIICILLLLAAIAGAIFYVLYHPQRPTFAVSSLKISNFNLTTSTDDTTHLTTKFNLTLSTKNPNKKLIYNYNTISITALSNQVVLAKGSFPGFTSTTNNITIIHSTLSMASQVLDVDSVSSLKSDLKRKAGLPVTILMDTMVEVKMDKLKSKRVGIRVTCEGIHGSTPKGKAPAVASTNNAKCKVDLRIKILKWTF; from the coding sequence ATGACAGACAGAGTTTACCCTTCAGCCAAGCCTAATGGCACTGCGCCCACTGCTGCAAATCCACACGCTGCTCCGGTGAAGAACCAGATGTACAACAACCCAAATCGTGTCCCTTACCGACCGACACCAACAGCCTACCACCGACACAACCGCCGTCGTTGCAACGGCCGGCGTTGTTTCTGTATGTGTTGTTTCTGgtctattctcatcatttgCATCCTCCTCCTCCTTGCAGCTATTGCTGGTGCTATTTTCTACGTTCTTTACCATCCTCAACGCCCTACATTCGCAGTTTCTTCACTCAAGATCTCTAATTTCAATCTCACTACTTCCACAGACGACACAACCCATCTCACTACAAAATTCAACCTCACACTCTCAACCAAAAACCCAAACAAGAAATTGATATACAACTATAACACTATCTCTATCACTGCACTTTCAAATCAAGTTGTTTTAGCTAAAGGGTCGTTTCCTGGATTCACCAGCACTACAAATAACATTACAATTATACACTCCACTCTATCGATGGCGTCACAAGTACTTGATGTTGATTCAGTTTCATCTCTAAAATCAGATCTGAAGAGGAAAGCTGGGTTACCGGTCACAATATTGATGGATACTATGGTAGAAGTGAAAATGGACAAATTGAAAAGCAAAAGGGTAGGGATTAGAGTAACGTGTGAAGGAATTCATGGATCGACACCAAAGGGTAAAGCTCCAGCAGTGGCATCAACAAATAATGCCAAGTGTAAGGTTGATCTAAGAATCAAGATCTTGAAATGGACTTTCTAA